Proteins found in one Cytobacillus luteolus genomic segment:
- a CDS encoding CPBP family intramembrane glutamic endopeptidase, whose amino-acid sequence MKKIQTYLKNHPFIFAIVALVMSRIAGGATITLVQLVKPDYTVQDELGWLLMVVYASVVVSLVYWTDTAAEVGLKPTKTSKEWLLCLPLLSIPLFILVNNGVYSWGTAQNLVLFIAAIGVSVNEEVLFRGILLRGFMKWGPWIAIFVPSALFALLHSTNIFVGGDPTFAIFQTIWTFVAGVMLSALRLRTNSLYPVIVLHILIDGVEYFSTGEYGVHPEAMPTLTLLLFAVLMFILAIYTVILFYRSTIKQNSYINLKDERTL is encoded by the coding sequence ATGAAAAAGATACAAACCTATTTAAAAAATCACCCTTTTATTTTTGCTATCGTTGCTTTAGTGATGAGTCGGATTGCAGGTGGAGCAACAATTACACTTGTTCAGCTAGTAAAACCTGATTATACTGTACAAGATGAATTAGGCTGGCTCTTAATGGTTGTGTATGCAAGTGTCGTTGTAAGCTTAGTCTATTGGACCGATACAGCGGCTGAAGTAGGACTTAAACCAACAAAGACATCTAAAGAATGGCTATTGTGTCTCCCTCTATTATCGATTCCTTTATTTATTTTGGTTAACAATGGCGTGTATTCTTGGGGAACAGCTCAGAACCTTGTACTATTTATTGCAGCAATTGGTGTTTCTGTAAATGAAGAGGTTTTATTTAGAGGGATTTTATTAAGAGGCTTCATGAAGTGGGGTCCATGGATTGCAATTTTTGTTCCAAGTGCACTATTTGCACTCTTACATTCTACCAATATCTTTGTAGGAGGAGATCCTACCTTTGCTATTTTTCAAACAATATGGACATTCGTAGCAGGCGTTATGTTATCCGCCCTGAGATTACGTACAAATAGCTTATACCCTGTCATCGTCCTTCATATTCTAATAGATGGAGTTGAATACTTTTCAACAGGTGAGTACGGAGTCCATCCAGAGGCAATGCCTACATTAACGCTTCTACTGTTTGCTGTGTTAATGTTTATTCTAGCGATATATACTGTGATTCTATTTTATAGAAGTACAATAAAACAAAATTCATACATTAATTTAAA